The Mangrovibacillus cuniculi sequence TCATATGGTAATACGAAATAAGGAGCTAATCTTCTCATCATGTAGTTTGCATTTAGAACAGCATTTTCCGTTACTGCTTTTAAGCCATCTGGACCCATGGAGCGAATATAAGTATAAGCACGAACATTGATCCCGAAGTTTCCATAGAAAGGCTTCACACGTCCAATTGCTTCTGGACGATTATAATCAAAGGTATAACGATCACCTGATTTAACCAAAACAGGTTTCGGTAAATATGGAATTAAGTCTTGCTTCACTCCAACAGGACCAGAACCAGGACCTCCACCACCGTGTGGACCAGTAAATGTTTTATGCAAGTTTAAGTGAACTACGTCAAATCCCATATCTCCTGGACGAGCTTTGGATAGAACAGCATTTAGGTTAGCTCCGTCGTAATAAAGCTTACCTCCAGCTTCATGAACGATTTGTGCCATTTCTACAATATGTTCCTCAAATAAACCTAACGTGTTTGGATTCGTTAACATTAATGCGGCAGTATCAGGACCTACAACACGTTTTAAATCTTCTAAATCTACTAATCCATGTTCATCTGATTTTACTTCTACCGTTTCAAATCCAGCTACGGTCGCAGATGCAGGGTTTGTTCCATGTGCCGAGTCTGGAACAATTACTTTCGTACGATGAATGTCGCCATTCGCTTCATGGTACGCACGAATCATCATTAATCCAGTCCATTCCCCATGGGCACCTGCTGCAGGTTGAAGCGTTACCTCGTCCATCCCTGTAATTTCTCTAAGGTGCGTTTGTAAATCATACATTAATTCCATTGCGCCTTGCACTGTTTCCTCATCTTGAAGAGGATGAATATGAGCAAATCCTGCAAATCTGGCAACAGCTTCATTAATTTTCGGGTTATATTTCATCGTACAAGATCCAAGCGGATAAAACCCAGAATCCACCCCATGATTTCGCTTAGATAGAGCAGTATAATGACGCATGATATCTAATTCAGAGATCTCTGGAAGCTCTGCTGGAGTTTCACGAATAAATGTTTCATCCAGTAAACTCTCTAAAGGAGCCTCTGGTACATCTAAATCTGGCAAACTATAACCAATACGTCCTTCTTTTGATAATTCAAATAGTAAAGGTTGTTCATGCGTTAACATAAGATCCCTCCAGCTCTACAACGAATTGATCAATTTCTTCTTTTGTTCTAAGTTCTGTTACAGCAACTAACATTAGGTTATTCCACTCGTTTTTTACTCGACCAAGGTCAAATCCACCAATGATGCCTTTGTTTCGAAGAAGTGCATTCACTTCGCTAACTGGACGCTCTAATTTAACGACGAATTCGTTGAACGATGCACCATCCCATTCAATGGTAAAACCAGACTCTTTTAATCGATTCTTTGCGTAATGTGCTTTTTGAAGATTTAAAAGTGCCATCTCCTTTACGCCTCTCTTCCCTAATGCTGCCATCGCAACAGAAGACGCAAGAGCATTTAACGCTTGGTTTGAACAAATGTTAGAAGTGGCTTTATCTCTTCTTATATGTTGTTCACGAGCTTGAAGAGTTAAAACAAATCCTCGTTTTCCATTCTCATCTACCGTTTGACCGACTAAACGGCCAGGGACTTTTCTCATCAGCGCTTTTGTTACAGCAAAGTATCCACAATGCGGTCCACCAAATGATGCTGGTATTCCAAACACTTGCGTATCCCCAGCTACGATGTCTGCTCCAAATGCTCCAGGCGGTTTTAGTGCACCTAAAGACATTGGATTACTGGAAACTACAAACATTGATTTTTGACTGTGAGCTAACACTTCGATCTCTTGCATCGGCTCTAGACGTCCGAAGAAATTTGGATATTGCACAATGACAGCTGCAGGAGGAGCAACTTGAATTGCCTCTTCTAAAGCGTGTAAATCCGTAACACCATTCGCCAGAGGGATTGTAACGACTTCAATATTTTGACCCTTTGCATACATGGTTACAACATCTCTCGTTTCCGGGTGAACACCTTCCGAAATATACACTAGTTTTCTTTTTGTGTTAGCAGCACTTAACGTTGCTGCTTCTGCTAGTGCAGTTCCACCATCGTACATAGAGGAATTTGCTACATCCATTCCTGTTAATTCACAGATCATCGTTTGGAATTCAAAAATGGCTTGTAGTTCACCTTGTGATATTTCTGGTTGATAAGGTGTATATGCTGTATAAAATTCGGATCTTGATATAACGTGATCTACAATGGTAGGAATAGAGTGGTCATAAACACCAGCTCCAAGGAATGAAACGGCATCTTTTGTGTTTACATTCTTTGCCGCCATCTTCCCTAATTCTTTTAATAAGGTAGGTTCTGGGGAAGCTGGTTTAATGTTGTATTCCCCTTTAAATCGAACAGAATCTGGAATATCAGAAAATAACTCTTCAACAGATTGTACACCAATTTCTTTCAGCATCTCTTGTTGGTCTTTTTCCGTCATTGGTAAATAACGATGAATTGCCATGTCGTTTCCCCCTACTTTGTACGTTTATAAAATGGAGTTGGAATAACTTGCCCTTTTTTTCGTTTACCGCGAATTTCTACCTCTACTTCTGTTCCTTTCTCTGTAAAATCTATATTTAATAATGCTAATCCAATATTTTTTTTCAACGTTGGTGATTGAGTTCCCGTTGTTACATGGCCAATTTCTTGGTCATTTACCAAGACTTTATAGCCATGTCTAGGAATAGCTTTGTCCATCATCTCAATACCCACTAACTTTCTTTCTAACCCTTCTGCTTTTTGCTTTTCTAAGACATTTCTTCCGATAAAATCATCAGACTTTTTAAAAGAAACAGCAAAACCTATACCAGCTTCTAACGGCGTTATTTCAGATGAGAGCTCTTGACCATAGAGTGCTAGGGTAGCTTCAAAACGAAGTGTATCCCTCGCTCCTAAACCACAAGCTTTAAT is a genomic window containing:
- the gcvPB gene encoding aminomethyl-transferring glycine dehydrogenase subunit GcvPB; the encoded protein is MLTHEQPLLFELSKEGRIGYSLPDLDVPEAPLESLLDETFIRETPAELPEISELDIMRHYTALSKRNHGVDSGFYPLGSCTMKYNPKINEAVARFAGFAHIHPLQDEETVQGAMELMYDLQTHLREITGMDEVTLQPAAGAHGEWTGLMMIRAYHEANGDIHRTKVIVPDSAHGTNPASATVAGFETVEVKSDEHGLVDLEDLKRVVGPDTAALMLTNPNTLGLFEEHIVEMAQIVHEAGGKLYYDGANLNAVLSKARPGDMGFDVVHLNLHKTFTGPHGGGGPGSGPVGVKQDLIPYLPKPVLVKSGDRYTFDYNRPEAIGRVKPFYGNFGINVRAYTYIRSMGPDGLKAVTENAVLNANYMMRRLAPYFVLPYDRHCKHEFVISGKKQKALGVRTLDMAKRLLDFGYHPPTIYFPLNVEECMMIEPTETESKETLDAFVDAMIQIAKEVEDTPELVQEAPHTTVIKRLDEATAARKPILRYQKA
- the gcvPA gene encoding aminomethyl-transferring glycine dehydrogenase subunit GcvPA, encoding MAIHRYLPMTEKDQQEMLKEIGVQSVEELFSDIPDSVRFKGEYNIKPASPEPTLLKELGKMAAKNVNTKDAVSFLGAGVYDHSIPTIVDHVISRSEFYTAYTPYQPEISQGELQAIFEFQTMICELTGMDVANSSMYDGGTALAEAATLSAANTKRKLVYISEGVHPETRDVVTMYAKGQNIEVVTIPLANGVTDLHALEEAIQVAPPAAVIVQYPNFFGRLEPMQEIEVLAHSQKSMFVVSSNPMSLGALKPPGAFGADIVAGDTQVFGIPASFGGPHCGYFAVTKALMRKVPGRLVGQTVDENGKRGFVLTLQAREQHIRRDKATSNICSNQALNALASSVAMAALGKRGVKEMALLNLQKAHYAKNRLKESGFTIEWDGASFNEFVVKLERPVSEVNALLRNKGIIGGFDLGRVKNEWNNLMLVAVTELRTKEEIDQFVVELEGSYVNA